From the Pseudoalteromonas ulvae UL12 genome, the window ATAGAAACAGATAATTTTAAAGTCCACTTTAATCAAGAGTATCAAGCTTGGGCGCGCTCAGCGGCAAATGAACTCGAAAGCGTGAGAAGCAAAGTGCTTGAGCAGCAAAATAGGGCATTAGATAAAAAAGTGGATGTACTTGTATTTGATCCGCTCAATCGCGCCAATGGTTTTGCTATTCCGGCCAGTAATCACCCTCTCATGGCCCTGTATGCATCACCGCCTCAATCCGATACAGTCATTTCTAATAGTTCTGGTTGGCAGCAACTGCTTGCTTTACACGAGTATATCCACTTAGTCCATTTAGCGCAGCCGAGTCGCAGCGAATGGAAGCAAGCCTTAAGAGATGTATCGGGTTTGTATGATGTTGCACAAGGCATGCAAGTACCACGTTGGGCGGCTGAAGGGTACGCAACGTTACTTGAGTCGCAAATGACCGGCCGCGGCCGTTTACACGATAACTATGTTGAAGCACTGCTCACCCAATTTGCCAAAGAAGGCATGTTACCTTCGTACGGCCAGTTAAATGCCGTAGATGGCGGATACATGGCAGGTTCAATGGCGTACTTGATGGGAGTGCGCTATTTGCAGTGGTTAGAAGATAACTTTGATAAAGCGACACTTGATGCAGTGTGGACACGTACTCGGGCAGTAGAAAGCCGAGATTTTAATCAAGCATTTACTGGGGTGTTTGGCCAGTCACCAGACAAATTGTATCGTCGTTTTGTTGCCGAATATACTCATAAAGCGCTCTCTAAAGAACACCTGCAGCCTGAATTAAACAGCAATTTATGGTTCGATTTAGATCATATTCAGCAAAGTCCGGCTTTATCTCCTGAGCAGGATAAGCTAGCCATGGTCAGCGTTGATACGGACGGCCATACCCAACTAACTATTTATGCAACCGCCGATAACGAAAAAGCAGCTGAAGAATTTAACAAAAAACAACAAGCAATTTTAGCCGATGACCCAGGCGATATTATCGATGTTGCGCCGATCACGTTTGCGCGTGAACAAAAGCAAACCTTGCAGCAAATTAACCAACAAGGCATCGTCACCCCACAATGGCTTGATAACGAGACATTAGTGTTTGGCGCATTTAGCGTAGCCAATAATGAGCTGGCATCGCGCCATCAGGATTTGTTTCGTTTTGACTTGCAGTCAGGGCAAATCAAGCAGCTCACTGAATTTGCCAATGTGCGTCGTTTTTCAATTTCAGAAGATAAAACCACCGCGTATGCAGAGCGGGCACAGTTTGGTTATTCAGAGTTGGTGAAGGTTGACTTAGCTTCAGGGCAAGTGAGTGAAATAACCTCCAAAGATTTAGCCACAGTTTATGACTTTCCTGTCGTACATCAAAATAAATTAGCTTATTTAAAAACAAGCTTAAACGAAAACTGGGCTTTGTGGGTTAAAAATCTAGATAATCAAAGTATTAGCCAAGTGCCGATGCCAAAAGATTACCAGTTTTTATCCTACCCAGCTTGGTCACTGGATGGGCAAAGTATTTATTACGTTGCAGGTGTTGCGGGCGAAACAAATATCTACCGCTATGATTTTGCGAGCGATCGCTTAGTGCAATTGACTCAAGGTCAGCAAGTCACCGCATATCCAATGCCAATGCAAGAGGGAGGCATTTTATATCAGGCGATTAATTCCCAAGGCCCAGACTTGTATAAGTTGCCTGAGGATGCGCCATTTGTTGAGGTAACTGAGCGAGCTGAAGCACTTATAGCCGATACCAGCCAAGCGCAAGCGCACATTCTGCCTGCTGCCAAGGTTTATCAACAAGAAATAGGTGAGACCAAGCCTTACGACCCAACAGAGCAAAACATCACACTGAGTATTGGTGAGCACTACGCAAGTGCTGCAACGACTTTAATTCAGATCGGCCTCAAAGGAGGGGATTTTCTCAACCAATTAACATGGCAAGTTGGGGGCGCTTTTGATACAAAAAGTGCTTTATCTGGCGGGTTTGCAGAAATTAAATACACCGCATTGCCTGTAGATTTAAGTGCGCATCTATTTAGTTATGATCTGGATTCGAGCAAGCAATATCAAAATCAAGATGCATTCAATGCACACGTTAAGGCGACGGGTTTATTCACACAAATGAGTTACCCATATCGCAATGACCAATTCACACTCAATAGTCACCTTGCATACAATTACAGTGATTATCAGCAAGGGCATGCCATGTGGTTACGAGCTGGGATTGATCAGCGTTGGCAGCGTGATTGGCAAGCTTTTGCGATTGGTCAATCGGTGAGTGCCAAGGTGTACGAAGGTGACATTGATGGAGAAAGTTGGCACGGTTATGACCTCCAAGCGCAGCTATTTGGTAAAGCGTGGCATTTCCCTATGTACAGTGAATACCAAAAGCGTTCGCGCACGGATAGCCAATTGAGTTTAGGTGGTTTTGAGTCGAGCTTAATTAAAGCCGATGTGCATGCTGAATATGTGATTGCGCCTGAATTGCCATTTTTCTCTGTTGCAGGTGATGAGTTTGAATCCCTCTCTGCAGGGGTAAGCTATGAGGTGGGTGAACCGTGGTTTTACTATCAACAATATAAAGTGAATGGCCAAGAGTTTGCTGATAGTTACGGGGTGAAATGGCAAGAGCGCGTGAGCTTTAATTTAGGCCCTGCCGCAATTAATGATTTGAAGATTAATTTTGGTGTGGTCAAAGTAGCCGGTGACACTATTGAAGATGAAATAAGAGGTTGGTTAGGGTTGTGGTATAGCCTATAACTTAGCTGAAAAAACAAAATAGCCGCGAACAGCGGCTATTTTGTGTTAAATAAGATCAATAACGATTTATCTTAATTGCAGCGCCAAAATTTTAGACTTGCGCTGATAGTTGTATAGTGACTTTTTCTTTTCGGGTAAATCATCCACACACGCAAAATCAAAACCGTGCTCTAAAAACCAATGAATACTGCGAGTTGTTAACGCATATAATGTTTGGTAGCCCAAGGATTTTGCTTGCGCGATGATGTTACACAGTAGCACAGAGCCTCTATCGGCATCTCGGTATTGCGGATGAACAACCAAACAAGCAAATTCACCAGCTTGCTCTTCATCAAAGGTGTTTAATGCCGCACAGCCAATGATTAATCCTTCTTTTTCGATAATGGTAAATTGCTCAATTTCTATTTCGAGCTGCTCACGAGAGCGACGCACTAAATAACCTTGTTCTTCCAGAGGGCGAATTAAATCTAAAATTCCGCCAATGTCACTGATTGTGGCGCGGCGTAGCACTTCGGCACTTTGCGTCACGATTTGTGTACCAATCCCTTCACGAGAAAAAAGCTCTTGCAGCAATGCGCCATCTTGATGATAACTGACTAAATGACAACGAGGAATACCATGGCGACAGGCCTCAATACTGGCAGATAAAAATGTTTTTGTGCTGGTGCAGGCGTCTTGTTTGTCTTGGTACTGAGCTAATTTTGCTTCGGCATCATCGGGCATTAATTCAGGAATAACGTCACCATCGCTATCTAAAATGCCGTTCTCAGCACAAAAGCCAATCATCTTATCGGCTTTTAATTTAATCGCCACTTGTGTGGCGACTTCCTCAGCTGTGAGGTTAAAGCTTTCACCAGTGACCGATGCGGCAATCGGACCAAGTAGCACGATCCCACTGTTATTTAATTGGCGACGAATACCTTCAACATCAATTCGGCGCACGCGGCCTGAGTGGCAATAATCAACACCATCGGCGACACCTAAAGGTTGCGCTATAACAAAATTACCGCTGACCACATTGAGCTGCGCACCAGACATAGGTGTATTGCTTAAACTTGTTGAGAGGCGTGCGGTTAAGTCGAGCTGTAAGGCCCCAGCTACTTGTTTTATTAACGTGAAAGATTCATCGTCGGTAATGCGGATCCCTTGGTGGAACTCACTTTGAATATTGGCTTGCTGTAAGGTTTTATCAATTTGCGGACGCGCACCATAAACGAGTACGGTTTTAATGCCTAAACTGTTGAGTAGCGCGATATCATTAATTATTCGACGGTATCCTGCATGGTTTACGGCTTCGCCGCCAAGCATTAAGACAAATGTTTTTCCACGATGCGCATTCACATAAGGGGCTGATTGACGAAATCCCTCAACTAACTCTGTGGTGCGACCTGCATTGATAACCATGTACACAAAACCTAAATAACAAATGAAATAAAATGCAATAATAGTGAATTTATATTCATAGTAAAGAGAATTTATTAATTATTGTTCAGCTTGCGCTAATTTGATGTCATCTATGCTACAAATCCTTATACTCATATAAATTTTTTAGGAACGTCAGACATGAAAAAAATTACTGCTATTTGCCTAATGCTACTTAGCTTCAATAGTTTAGCTAACACAGCACTGCCAAATAATCGCCATGTATCAGTGAGTGGCTCAGCCCAAGTGAAAGCTAAGCCTGATTTGGCGATGATTAATTTAGAAGTGAAAAGTCAGCAAAAAACCAGCTTAGCTGCCAAACAAGAAATCGATAAAAAAGTGAATCAGTTTTTAGCTGGACTCGAGCGTTTTAAATTAACCAGTGAAGATGTTTCCGCATCGCAATTGAGTACTGCACCTGTTATTCAATATTTAGATAATGGCGAGCAACGAGTGGCGGGATATCGTGCGGATCGAAATTTGAAGATAACACTCAACAATATCGACCAAGTCAGTGAGCTAATTAATTTTGCGTTAAGTATTGAGATTGATCAGGTCAATCATATCGAGTTTAAATCGTCCAAAGCGAAGTTATATCAGCAACAAGCCAGTGCACTGGCTGTGCAAGATGCCACCGAAAAAGGACAAGCACTCGCGAAGGCATTTAGTGCTTCACTGGGCAAAATTTACAGCATTAATAGTGAAATCCAAGCTCCACAGTTTCAATATGGCCAAAACCGAGCCATGCTTGAAGACGGTTTATATAGAACGGCATCAAAACAAGTCGAAGGGCGTTATTTACCGGAAACACTCACTTTTAGCGCGACTGTTTACGCGGTGTTTGACTTAAATGTGCCGTTGTAACAGGTAATAGGAAAAATGAATGAAACTGAGTAAACGGATCTTATCTGGCGAGCTGGTTGAATTAATTCCCTTGGATATCATCCATGTTGAGCCATTAATTGAAGCGGTTAAAGATGGTGAACTTTGGCAAGTGTGGTATGCCACTGTGCCCCATCCGAATGATATGCAAAGCTATGTTGAACAGGCCATCGCCGAGATGCGTTTGGGGAATATTGCCTATGCAGTGTATTGCAGAGCCACCAATAAAGTGGTGGGTACAACGCGATTTTATGATGTAGAAAGCACACATCGTCGCGTTAAACTGGGATTTACTTGGTATAGCAAACACGCATGTCGAACGGGTATCAATACTGAAACTAAATTCTTGATGTTGCAGTTTGCTTTTGATGAGCATAAGGCCATTGCAGTTGAATTTCGGACCCACTTTTTTAATCGGGTATCGAGGGCGGCAATTGAGCGATTAGGTGCTAAACAAGATGGTATTTTGCGCCAACATCAAGTTATGGCTGATGGCTCCCTTCGCGATACTGTCGTGTATTCAATCCTCGATAGAGAGTGGCCCGCGGTTAAAAATAATTTACAGCATCGACTGGCGGCCTACCCAAGTTAAGAAAGCGTGTGTGGAATGGCAATCCGAAAAATAACTCCCTGGGGAGATTTTTGTTCAAATTGGATATGCCCTTTTAGCTGCTGGGTTACTTGGTTATAGACAATATGTAACCCGAGGCCAATATTACCTTGGTTTCGTTTTGTAGTGAAAAACGGCTCAAAAATTTTACCGGCCACTTGATCTGCGATTCCTTCACCATCATCTTGATAGATTATCCTCAAATGGGTATCGTCTTTTATTAACGACACCGAAATATTGAGCTGTTTATCTTGATTGTGGCCATGTTGCAGGCTGTTGAGCAGTAAAATATCCAAAATCATATCAAAGCTCATGGCAAAACTAGTCACGGTGATGGTGCAGTTGCAATCAAATTGGAGGGCGACATTGGGCGCATGCTGTTTTTCAAAAAGCTGTATTTTTTGCGCGAACATCGATGATAAGCAAAATTCTGAAACGGTGGGATCTGTATTGGCTATTTGCTTAAATTGAAGGATTAAGTCTGCGCTTTTATGAATGTTTTTGGTGATCAGTGTTTCACTATTTTTGAGTTGGACTAGGCTATTTTTTAATTTTTCCTTCGAGAGCTGATTGCTATCGACACGCGCTGCAATATCGTCAATGACTTCGTTTAATACCGATGAGGCGGTGACGCAAGTGCCTATCGGGGTGTTCATTTCGTGCGCGATCCCTGTAATTAAGCTCCCTAAAGAAG encodes:
- a CDS encoding TolB family protein, translated to MKKNLIALSLALSFTAQAQTQWQTIETDNFKVHFNQEYQAWARSAANELESVRSKVLEQQNRALDKKVDVLVFDPLNRANGFAIPASNHPLMALYASPPQSDTVISNSSGWQQLLALHEYIHLVHLAQPSRSEWKQALRDVSGLYDVAQGMQVPRWAAEGYATLLESQMTGRGRLHDNYVEALLTQFAKEGMLPSYGQLNAVDGGYMAGSMAYLMGVRYLQWLEDNFDKATLDAVWTRTRAVESRDFNQAFTGVFGQSPDKLYRRFVAEYTHKALSKEHLQPELNSNLWFDLDHIQQSPALSPEQDKLAMVSVDTDGHTQLTIYATADNEKAAEEFNKKQQAILADDPGDIIDVAPITFAREQKQTLQQINQQGIVTPQWLDNETLVFGAFSVANNELASRHQDLFRFDLQSGQIKQLTEFANVRRFSISEDKTTAYAERAQFGYSELVKVDLASGQVSEITSKDLATVYDFPVVHQNKLAYLKTSLNENWALWVKNLDNQSISQVPMPKDYQFLSYPAWSLDGQSIYYVAGVAGETNIYRYDFASDRLVQLTQGQQVTAYPMPMQEGGILYQAINSQGPDLYKLPEDAPFVEVTERAEALIADTSQAQAHILPAAKVYQQEIGETKPYDPTEQNITLSIGEHYASAATTLIQIGLKGGDFLNQLTWQVGGAFDTKSALSGGFAEIKYTALPVDLSAHLFSYDLDSSKQYQNQDAFNAHVKATGLFTQMSYPYRNDQFTLNSHLAYNYSDYQQGHAMWLRAGIDQRWQRDWQAFAIGQSVSAKVYEGDIDGESWHGYDLQAQLFGKAWHFPMYSEYQKRSRTDSQLSLGGFESSLIKADVHAEYVIAPELPFFSVAGDEFESLSAGVSYEVGEPWFYYQQYKVNGQEFADSYGVKWQERVSFNLGPAAINDLKINFGVVKVAGDTIEDEIRGWLGLWYSL
- the argA gene encoding amino-acid N-acetyltransferase; translated protein: MVINAGRTTELVEGFRQSAPYVNAHRGKTFVLMLGGEAVNHAGYRRIINDIALLNSLGIKTVLVYGARPQIDKTLQQANIQSEFHQGIRITDDESFTLIKQVAGALQLDLTARLSTSLSNTPMSGAQLNVVSGNFVIAQPLGVADGVDYCHSGRVRRIDVEGIRRQLNNSGIVLLGPIAASVTGESFNLTAEEVATQVAIKLKADKMIGFCAENGILDSDGDVIPELMPDDAEAKLAQYQDKQDACTSTKTFLSASIEACRHGIPRCHLVSYHQDGALLQELFSREGIGTQIVTQSAEVLRRATISDIGGILDLIRPLEEQGYLVRRSREQLEIEIEQFTIIEKEGLIIGCAALNTFDEEQAGEFACLVVHPQYRDADRGSVLLCNIIAQAKSLGYQTLYALTTRSIHWFLEHGFDFACVDDLPEKKKSLYNYQRKSKILALQLR
- a CDS encoding SIMPL domain-containing protein, producing the protein MKKITAICLMLLSFNSLANTALPNNRHVSVSGSAQVKAKPDLAMINLEVKSQQKTSLAAKQEIDKKVNQFLAGLERFKLTSEDVSASQLSTAPVIQYLDNGEQRVAGYRADRNLKITLNNIDQVSELINFALSIEIDQVNHIEFKSSKAKLYQQQASALAVQDATEKGQALAKAFSASLGKIYSINSEIQAPQFQYGQNRAMLEDGLYRTASKQVEGRYLPETLTFSATVYAVFDLNVPL
- a CDS encoding GNAT family N-acetyltransferase, giving the protein MKLSKRILSGELVELIPLDIIHVEPLIEAVKDGELWQVWYATVPHPNDMQSYVEQAIAEMRLGNIAYAVYCRATNKVVGTTRFYDVESTHRRVKLGFTWYSKHACRTGINTETKFLMLQFAFDEHKAIAVEFRTHFFNRVSRAAIERLGAKQDGILRQHQVMADGSLRDTVVYSILDREWPAVKNNLQHRLAAYPS